In Spinacia oleracea cultivar Varoflay chromosome 5, BTI_SOV_V1, whole genome shotgun sequence, a single window of DNA contains:
- the LOC130460635 gene encoding uncharacterized protein, with the protein MYDICGERSDGRVLNCPDSSPSKKPDDLFSAKIQSLCPTISGNVCCTEREFDTLRSQVQQAIPLLVSCPACLRNFLNLFCELSCSPNQSQFINVTSIGKVSTSYHKVNWC; encoded by the exons ATGTATGATATTTGTGGAGAGCGCAGCGATGGGAGAGTTTTAAATTGTCCTGACAGTTCTCCTTCAAAAAAG CCTGATGATCTCTTTTCTGCGAAAATTCAGAGTTTGTGTCCTACCATAAGTGGGAATGTTTGTTGTACAGAACGTGAGTTTGACACATTGCGGTCACAAGTTCAACAA GCGATTCCTTTACTTGTGAGTTGCCCCGCTTGCTTGAGGAACTTCTTGAATCTTTTCTGCGAGCTTTCATGCTCCCCAAATCAGAGTCAATTCATTAATGTTACTTCCATCGGCAAGGTTAGTACAAGTTACCACAAGGTTAATTGGTGTTGA